GCTACGAGAAACTGCGCACTGTCATCGAGAAGAAAATGTTCTCCAATACCGAAGAGCTGTTACCGGTGATTTCGTTTAACACCAAAACCTCAACTGACGAGCAGAAGAAACACGACGATTTTGTCGACCGTATGATGGAAAAAGGCTATACCCGCAAACAGGTTCGTTTGCTGTGCGAATGGTATCTGCGCGTACGGAAATCGTCTTAAAACAAGTGCCCGGTGTCGCTTAACGTTCACCGGGCCAACAAAATGCAAGTTGGCAAATGCAGTACGGGGGGCATATGACCTGGTTTATTGACCGGCGTCTGAACGGCAAAAACAAGAGCACGGTGAACCGCCAGCGCTTCTTGCGCCGTTATAAAGCGCAAATTAAACAGTCGATCTCCGAGGCCATCAACAAACGCTCGGTGACCGACGTCGACAGCGGCGAGTCTGTCTCCATCCCCACCGATGACATCAGCGAACCGATGTTTCATCAGGGGCGTGGCGGGCTGCGCCATCGCGTCCACCCAGGTAATGACCACTTCGTTCAGAACGACAGAATCGAGCGTCCACAAGGGGGTGGCGGCGGTTCAGGAAGCGGTCAGGGACAGGCCAGTCAGGACGGTGAAGGTCAGGATGAGTTCGTCTTCCAGATCTCGAAAGATGAGTATCTCGACCTGCTCTTTGAAGATTTGGCGCTGCCTAATCTGAAAAAGAATCAGCACCGTCAGCTTAACGAATACAAAACCCATCGCGCCGGCTATACCGCGAACGGCGTACCGGCCAATATCAGCGTCGTACGTTCGCTGCAAAACTCGCTGGCGCGGCGCACGGCCATGACGGCAGGTAAACGGCGTGAACTGCGCGAGCTGGAGAGCAGCCTGAAGGTCGTGGAAAATACCGAACCGGCGCAACTGCTGGAAGAGGAGCGCCTGCGTAAAGAGATTGCTGAGCTGAGGGCGAAGATCGAGCGGGTACCGTTTATCGATACCTTCGACCTGCGCTATAAAAACTACGAAAAAAGGCCGGAGCCTTCGAGCCAGGCTGTCATGTTCTGTCTGATGGACGTCTCCGGTTCAATGGACCAGGCCACTAAGGATATGGCGAAGCGTTTTTACATTCTGCTCTATCTGTTCCTGAGCAGAACATACAAAAACGTGGAAGTGGTCTACATTCGCCACCACACCCAGGCGAAAGAGGTGGATGAACATGAGTTCTTCTACTCGCAGGAGACCGGTGGCACCATCGTGTCGAGCGCCCTGAAGCTAATGGATGAGGTAGTGAAAGAGCGTTACGATCCGGCGCAGTGGAACATCTATGCCGCGCAGGCGTCCGATGGTGATAACTGGGCGGATGACTCGCCGTTGTGCCACGACATTCTGGCGAAAAAAATTCTGCCGGTGGTGCGTTACTACAGCTATATCGAAATCACGCGTCGTGCCCACCAGACGCTGTGGCGTGAATATGAACATCTGCAATCGATGTTCGATAACTTCGCCATGCAGCACATCCGTGACCAGGATGATATCTATCCGGTGTTCCGGGAACTGTTCCACAAGCAATCGGCCACCAGCAACGCCTGACCCCACAGCCAGCGACACGCTGGCTGTTTTCTTCCCCCTTCGTTCATCCCCTTCGCGAAAGGATCTGTGCTACTGTTGGACACTGCGTATTGGCAGATAACAGGTACACTCACTATGTCTGATGATGTTAAGGGTACGGCTACCCACCAGCAACTCATTACGCTGTTAACCCAGCAAGGTGCGCGGTTTCGTGTGATGGAGCACGAGGCCGTGGGGAAATGTGAAGCGGTGAGCGAAATCCGTGGAACCGATCTCGGGCAAGGCGCAAAAGCGCTGGTCTGCAAAGTGAAGGGAAACGGTGTAAAAAAACACGTTCTGGCGATCCTGGCCGCTGACCAGCAGGCCGACCTGAGCCAGCTTGCCAGCCATTTCGGCGGATTAAAAGCCTCTCTCGCCAGCCCGGCCGAAGTCGATAACCTGACGGCCTGCGTGTTTGGCGCTATCCCGCCGTTCAGCTTCCATCCCGATCTGACCCTGGTCGCCGACCCGCTCCTCTTCGAGCGTTTTGACGAAATCGCCTTCAACGCCGGTCTGCTGGAAAAATCCGTGATTATGGATACCCAGGATTACCTTCGCATTGCCCGTCCCGAACTGGTGGCGTTCCGTAAGGCATGAGCGTGATGGCTGACGCCTCTGTCAGCCTCTCTTTTCCAGAAACAGAATCGACGCGATCAGAATAACGGCAATAGCGAAAAACGATGAGGAGATAATCAGCGTTTCAACAAACATGTGATCGTTCATCTTAGCAACCCTTTGCGATGCCTGATGCCGTTTTATCCCCTGCAAATGACACGGGTATGACAGTGACACGTATTTTTTTTAAAACACTGTCGTCAGCCGTTTTTCCGCGTAAAGTAAGCAGGCTTACTATTCTGGCAAGGACTCCTCATGTTTGATCCTACTCTGCTCATTCTTCTGGCACTCGCTGCACTCGGCTTTATCAGCCACAACACCACCGTCGCCATCTCGATTCTGGTGTTAATCATTGTGCGCGTAACGCCGTTAAACACTTTTTTCCCGTGGATAGAAAAACAAGGCCTCACGATCGGGATAATCATTCTGACCATTGGGGTAATGGCCCCTATTGCCAGCGGCACGCTTCCGGCTTCAACGCTGCTGCACTCGTTTGTGAACTGGAAATCGCTGGTGGCTATCGCGGTGGGGATTTTCGTGTCATGGCTGGGTGGTCGTGGCGTCACGTTGATGAGCAGCCAGCCCTCGCTGGTGGCTGGTCTGCTGGTGGGAACGGTGCTTGGCGTGGCGCTCTTTCGCGGCGTTCCGGTGGGCCCGTTGATTGCCGCCGGGCTGGTTTCGCTGTTTATTGGGAAGTCGTAGTCAGACTGGCAATATAGCGTGCGGGCGTTTGCCCCAGCCCCTTTTTAAACATCGTAATAAAGGCAGTGGTGGAGTCATAACCGAGTGACTGCGCCACCTGCTGAACTGACTTCCCGCCAATCAGCAGCTGCAACGCCACAATCAACTGCAGCTGATGACGCCAGCGGCGAAAGCTTAAGCCCGTCTCTTTGACCACCAGCCGTGCCAGGTTGCGCTCGCTCATGGCAAAGTGGCGCGCCCATTGCGCCAGCGTCTGCCACGCGGCGGGCTCTTCCGCCATCTTTTCGCTCATCAACCGAATTTTTGGATGAGGGGAAACGGGCAGCTGTAAATGCTCCTGACGCTGGAGCGGCAGTTCATCAAACAGCACATCAACCAGACGCGAGGTAGTGGCAAGCGGCAGTTGCTCACGTGTTTTCCCCGCCAGCGACAGAATCAGCTCCCGCACCAGCGGCGATATTTTCAGGGTACAGCACCGGTCTGGCAGACTGACGGCACCAGGTTCAATAAACAAAAAACAGAGC
This region of Enterobacter cloacae complex sp. R_G8 genomic DNA includes:
- a CDS encoding YeaH/YhbH family protein: MTWFIDRRLNGKNKSTVNRQRFLRRYKAQIKQSISEAINKRSVTDVDSGESVSIPTDDISEPMFHQGRGGLRHRVHPGNDHFVQNDRIERPQGGGGGSGSGQGQASQDGEGQDEFVFQISKDEYLDLLFEDLALPNLKKNQHRQLNEYKTHRAGYTANGVPANISVVRSLQNSLARRTAMTAGKRRELRELESSLKVVENTEPAQLLEEERLRKEIAELRAKIERVPFIDTFDLRYKNYEKRPEPSSQAVMFCLMDVSGSMDQATKDMAKRFYILLYLFLSRTYKNVEVVYIRHHTQAKEVDEHEFFYSQETGGTIVSSALKLMDEVVKERYDPAQWNIYAAQASDGDNWADDSPLCHDILAKKILPVVRYYSYIEITRRAHQTLWREYEHLQSMFDNFAMQHIRDQDDIYPVFRELFHKQSATSNA
- a CDS encoding YbaK/prolyl-tRNA synthetase associated domain-containing protein; the encoded protein is MSDDVKGTATHQQLITLLTQQGARFRVMEHEAVGKCEAVSEIRGTDLGQGAKALVCKVKGNGVKKHVLAILAADQQADLSQLASHFGGLKASLASPAEVDNLTACVFGAIPPFSFHPDLTLVADPLLFERFDEIAFNAGLLEKSVIMDTQDYLRIARPELVAFRKA
- the yoaI gene encoding small membrane protein YoaI, translating into MNDHMFVETLIISSSFFAIAVILIASILFLEKRG
- a CDS encoding DUF441 domain-containing protein; amino-acid sequence: MFDPTLLILLALAALGFISHNTTVAISILVLIIVRVTPLNTFFPWIEKQGLTIGIIILTIGVMAPIASGTLPASTLLHSFVNWKSLVAIAVGIFVSWLGGRGVTLMSSQPSLVAGLLVGTVLGVALFRGVPVGPLIAAGLVSLFIGKS
- a CDS encoding helix-turn-helix transcriptional regulator, with translation MNGLGLDGYDPDSQFDAAVAFRIRVVAQEQHIPRHQHRKGQLILALGGAITCEVENAMLMVPPQYAVWIPGQMPHSNKATPGAQLCFLFIEPGAVSLPDRCCTLKISPLVRELILSLAGKTREQLPLATTSRLVDVLFDELPLQRQEHLQLPVSPHPKIRLMSEKMAEEPAAWQTLAQWARHFAMSERNLARLVVKETGLSFRRWRHQLQLIVALQLLIGGKSVQQVAQSLGYDSTTAFITMFKKGLGQTPARYIASLTTTSQ